A single Neoarius graeffei isolate fNeoGra1 chromosome 23, fNeoGra1.pri, whole genome shotgun sequence DNA region contains:
- the LOC132871600 gene encoding gamma-crystallin M2-like isoform X1: MARVSTRIIFYEDRNFMGRSYECSSDCSNMSSYLSRCHSCRVESGCWMVYDQPNFMGNQYFLRRGDYSDYMNMWGWGNNWIRSCRIIPMYRGSYRMRMYERENFMGQMMDVTDDCDSIADRYHWSGGCHSCHVMDGHWLMYEHPHYRGRMWYFRPGEYRNFREMMGMSGMRFMSMRRIMDSWY, translated from the exons ATGGCCAGGGTGAGCACCAGA ATCATCTTCTATGAGGACAGGAACTTCATGGGCCGCTCCTATGAGTGTAGCAGTGACTGTTCCAACATGTCCTCCTACCTGAGTCGCTGCCACTCGTGCAGGGTGGAGAGCGGCTGCTGGATGGTGTATGATCAACCCAACTTCATGGGAAACCAGTATTTCCTCAGGAGGGGCGACTACTCTGACTACATGAACATGTGGGGCTGGGGCAACAACTGGATCAGGTCCTGCCGCATAATCCCAATG TACAGAGGTTCCTACAGAATGAGGATGTACGAAAGGGAGAACTTCATGGGCCAGATGATGGATGTGACTGACGACTGCGACTCCATCGCGGATCGCTACCACTGGTCAGGTGGATGCCACTCGTGCCATGTTATGGATGGCCACTGGCTCATGTACGAACATCCCCACTACAGAGGCAGGATGTGGTACTTCAGACCCGGAGAGTACCGCAACTTCAGGGAGATGATGGGAATGAGTGGAATGAGGTTCATGAGCATGAGGCGTATCATGGATTCCTGGTATTAA
- the LOC132871600 gene encoding gamma-crystallin M2-like isoform X2 encodes MARIIFYEDRNFMGRSYECSSDCSNMSSYLSRCHSCRVESGCWMVYDQPNFMGNQYFLRRGDYSDYMNMWGWGNNWIRSCRIIPMYRGSYRMRMYERENFMGQMMDVTDDCDSIADRYHWSGGCHSCHVMDGHWLMYEHPHYRGRMWYFRPGEYRNFREMMGMSGMRFMSMRRIMDSWY; translated from the exons ATGGCCAGG ATCATCTTCTATGAGGACAGGAACTTCATGGGCCGCTCCTATGAGTGTAGCAGTGACTGTTCCAACATGTCCTCCTACCTGAGTCGCTGCCACTCGTGCAGGGTGGAGAGCGGCTGCTGGATGGTGTATGATCAACCCAACTTCATGGGAAACCAGTATTTCCTCAGGAGGGGCGACTACTCTGACTACATGAACATGTGGGGCTGGGGCAACAACTGGATCAGGTCCTGCCGCATAATCCCAATG TACAGAGGTTCCTACAGAATGAGGATGTACGAAAGGGAGAACTTCATGGGCCAGATGATGGATGTGACTGACGACTGCGACTCCATCGCGGATCGCTACCACTGGTCAGGTGGATGCCACTCGTGCCATGTTATGGATGGCCACTGGCTCATGTACGAACATCCCCACTACAGAGGCAGGATGTGGTACTTCAGACCCGGAGAGTACCGCAACTTCAGGGAGATGATGGGAATGAGTGGAATGAGGTTCATGAGCATGAGGCGTATCATGGATTCCTGGTATTAA
- the LOC132871596 gene encoding protein NYNRIN-like, whose translation MAFLGLINYCRQWIPDCSIYDKCLRSAISHSDPLTQPLVWTEDMLTAFKALKQALCSAPALGLPNYRLPFHLYVCNQKGTASGVLAQEHGGGMRPCAFLSKTLDAVAQGLPGCLRAVAACALMVTDAEKLVLSHPLILHTSHDVVYILRNLSTQHLSAQRRSGYEFILLATEHLTVKPSSSFDSVAHALQRLLNSQDDDVAFDSHDCLSNIVFETSIRPDLHSTPLSTGDSLFVDGSCSRPADGVFLCGYSVCRLPDEIVEAHSLPFSSAQAAELYALTRACILAQDTDITIYTDSRYAFGVAHDFGRIWASRGFTTADESCCDNS comes from the exons atggcatttttgggcctcatcaattactgtcgtcaatggatccctgactgttcaatctatgacaagtgtttgcgttcagctataagtcactcagatcctttgactcagcccctggtctggactgaggacatgctaacggccttcaaggctctgaagcaagctttgtgctccgcccctgctctcgggctgccgaactatcgtttgccgtttcacctgtatgtgtgcaatcagaaggggaccgcctctggggtgctggctcaggagcacggggggggcatgcgaccttgcgcgtttctgtctaaaactcttgacgctgtggcacaagggcttcctggctgtcttagggctgttgctgcgtgtgctctcatggtcacggacgctgaaaaacttgttttgtcgcatccgctcattttacacacttcacatgacgtcgtgtacattctgcggaatcttagcactcagcatttgtctgctcagcgtcgctctggctatgagtttattcttttggccacagagcatctcactgttaagccctcctcgtcgtttgattctgtcgcccacgctcttcagcgtcttcttaactcacaggatgacgatgttgcgtttgactcacatgactgtctttctaatatcgtttttgagactagcatccgcccagacttacactccacccctctttccacaggcgattctctttttgtagatggttcctgttcccgccctgcggatggtgtgttcctgtgtggttactctgtttgtcgcctccctgatgaaattgttgaagctcattctttgcctttttcttctgctcaggctgcggagctctatgctttgactcgcgcgtgtattttggctcaagacacagacattactatttacaccgactcacgctacgctttcggcgtggcgcacgacttcggccgcatttgggcgtctcgggggtttacgacagccgacg aaagttgctgtgacaatagctga
- the LOC132871599 gene encoding gamma-crystallin M2-like codes for MARVSTRIIFYEDRNFMGRSYECSSDCSNMSSYLSRCHSCRVESGCWMVYDQPNFMGNQYFLRRGDYSDYMNMWGWGNNWIRSCRMIPMYRGSYRMRMYERENFMGQMMDVTDDCDSIMDRYHWSGGCHSCHIMDGHWLMYEHPHYRGRMWYFRPGEYRNFREMMGMSGMRFMSMRRIMDSWY; via the exons ATGGCCAGGGTGAGTACCAGA ATTATCTTCTATGAGGACAGGAACTTTATGGGCCGCTCCTATGAGTGCAGCAGTGACTGTTCCAACATGTCCTCCTACCTGAGTCGCTGCCACTCCTGCAGAGTGGAGAGTGGCTGCTGGATGGTGTACGATCAACCCAACTTCATGGGAAACCAGTATTTCCTCAGGAGGGGCGACTACTCTGACTACATGAACATGTGGGGCTGGGGCAATAACTGGATCAGGTCCTGCCGCATGATCCCAATG TACAGAGGCTCTTACAGAATGAGGATGTATGAGAGGGAGAACTTCATGGGCCAGATGATGGATGTGACTGACGACTGCGACTCAATCATGGATCGCTACCACTGGTCAGGCGGATGCCACTCGTGCCACATTATGGATGGCCACTGGCTCATGTACGAGCATCCCCACTACAGAGGCAGGATGTGGTACTTCAGGCCCGGAGAGTACCGCAACTTCAGGGAGATGATGGGAATGAGTGGAATGAGGTTCATGAGCATGAGGCGCATTATGGATTCCTGGTATTAA